Proteins co-encoded in one Bacillus sp. FSL H8-0547 genomic window:
- a CDS encoding SDR family oxidoreductase: protein MKTVLITGASDGIGKELAYKYAQDGYRLVLAARSEGKLQKLAEELKPAPVIVKRKDLSDMSQVRELYEELKAESVQIDVLVNNAGFGLYGEFVRTSAEEELNMIDLNIKSITLLAKLFAPDMAARGSGHILNVASTAAFQPGPLMAVYYATKAYVLSFSEAIENELKGTGISVSVLCPGPTKTGFSDRANLGQSKLFKSGVMDVKEVADAAYKGLQKKQTVIIPGLKNKILAAAVRFMPRKTVTGVVRKTQERA, encoded by the coding sequence ATGAAAACAGTATTGATTACAGGAGCATCAGACGGCATCGGGAAAGAACTTGCTTATAAATATGCGCAGGATGGATACCGCTTAGTCCTGGCTGCGCGCAGCGAGGGGAAATTGCAGAAGCTTGCAGAAGAACTTAAGCCTGCACCTGTCATCGTTAAAAGAAAAGATTTAAGCGATATGAGTCAAGTCCGAGAACTGTACGAAGAACTGAAGGCAGAAAGTGTACAGATAGATGTTCTCGTCAACAACGCAGGATTCGGCCTCTACGGAGAATTTGTCCGCACATCTGCTGAAGAAGAACTCAATATGATTGACCTTAATATTAAATCCATTACGCTGCTTGCCAAACTGTTCGCACCTGATATGGCCGCCAGAGGTTCCGGCCATATACTCAATGTTGCATCAACAGCTGCCTTTCAGCCGGGTCCGCTTATGGCTGTGTATTACGCCACAAAAGCATATGTGTTATCATTTAGTGAAGCCATAGAAAATGAACTTAAAGGGACAGGGATCAGCGTTTCCGTACTTTGCCCCGGACCGACTAAAACCGGTTTCAGCGACCGTGCCAACCTGGGCCAGTCCAAGCTTTTTAAAAGCGGGGTCATGGATGTCAAAGAGGTGGCGGACGCGGCTTATAAAGGGCTGCAAAAGAAGCAAACCGTTATTATCCCTGGACTAAAAAATAAAATACTCGCAGCAGCCGTACGGTTTATGCCCCGCAAAACGGTAACAGGGGTTGTGAGAAAAACACAGGAACGTGCGTAA
- a CDS encoding glycosyltransferase family 2 protein gives MRISIVIVTYNRLYALADLLESIAGQTRMPEEIIIVNDGGESVDSLKEIYHELPLKVVDLGENCGHVHARNAGIEAASGDAIMLSDDDDYFTPGHIERMARELSDGAQFVYSDVEIVTFEEENHVRLPVSRRLFAYTYDPVEMRRFSTYVPSGSLYLKSIHSEIGYFDPEVHNYWDWDFFLRVSEAFSVKRVPAASVIYAFSAGGSHQSFSLNEKRQSFLEVLCEKHGLGKLPQKNFFVLLEEPELKKREAESRIVWDGRPIRSRLV, from the coding sequence GTGCGAATATCGATTGTTATTGTGACGTACAACCGGTTATATGCACTGGCGGATTTGCTTGAATCCATTGCAGGCCAGACCCGCATGCCGGAAGAAATTATTATTGTGAATGATGGAGGAGAGTCTGTTGACTCCCTAAAGGAAATTTATCATGAATTGCCTCTCAAGGTCGTTGATCTTGGCGAGAACTGCGGGCATGTTCATGCGAGGAATGCCGGGATTGAGGCGGCTTCAGGTGATGCCATCATGCTCAGTGATGACGATGATTATTTCACTCCCGGGCATATTGAGCGGATGGCCCGGGAACTTTCAGACGGTGCTCAGTTTGTCTATTCAGACGTAGAAATTGTCACGTTTGAAGAAGAGAATCATGTCCGTCTGCCTGTAAGCAGGAGGCTGTTTGCCTATACATATGATCCGGTAGAGATGAGGCGCTTTTCAACCTATGTCCCGTCCGGCAGTCTTTATTTAAAAAGCATCCATAGTGAAATTGGCTATTTCGATCCGGAGGTCCACAATTATTGGGACTGGGATTTTTTCCTGAGAGTGTCTGAAGCATTTTCCGTGAAACGGGTTCCGGCAGCAAGTGTTATCTATGCTTTTTCTGCAGGCGGCAGCCATCAGTCTTTTTCCCTTAATGAAAAAAGACAGTCATTTCTTGAAGTCCTTTGTGAAAAACACGGGCTTGGAAAGCTTCCGCAAAAAAACTTCTTTGTGCTCCTCGAAGAGCCTGAGCTGAAAAAGAGAGAGGCCGAAAGCCGGATTGTCTGGGACGGCAGGCCGATTCGGTCAAGACTGGTTTAA
- a CDS encoding YwdI family protein, translated as MDIHISKLLAKMEREVRMAMNESSESEVRERLLAVKTLCDLVLEERSGESHEPGKPKLQASQPLEVDALQLQKMMGASSLNKKKEEEDSGDSLFDF; from the coding sequence ATGGATATTCATATTTCAAAGCTGCTCGCAAAAATGGAAAGAGAGGTCCGCATGGCAATGAATGAATCAAGCGAGTCAGAGGTAAGAGAGCGTCTGCTTGCTGTTAAGACTCTGTGCGACCTTGTCCTTGAAGAGAGAAGCGGGGAGTCTCACGAACCGGGCAAACCGAAACTGCAGGCATCACAGCCTTTAGAAGTGGATGCTCTTCAGCTGCAGAAAATGATGGGCGCCTCCTCCTTGAATAAGAAAAAAGAAGAGGAAGACAGCGGCGACTCCCTTTTCGATTTCTAA
- the gerQ gene encoding spore coat protein GerQ, which translates to MNSGFNQFGAGFNPYGYDYRQQQPQFGQQQQFGQQQGGGQQGMQGGQQQTPTQAQGGMLPLEESYVENILRLNRGKVATIYMTFENSKEWNSKIFKGVIEAAGRDHIILSDPKTSKRYLLLTIYLDYITFDEEIAYYYPYDMASYSPR; encoded by the coding sequence ATGAATTCAGGTTTCAATCAGTTTGGAGCAGGCTTCAATCCTTATGGATATGATTACCGTCAGCAGCAGCCGCAGTTTGGACAGCAGCAGCAATTTGGACAGCAGCAGGGCGGCGGACAGCAGGGTATGCAGGGCGGGCAGCAGCAGACCCCGACTCAGGCACAGGGCGGGATGCTGCCGCTTGAAGAATCATATGTGGAAAACATTCTTAGGCTTAACCGCGGTAAAGTTGCGACGATTTACATGACATTTGAAAACAGCAAAGAGTGGAACTCAAAAATCTTTAAAGGCGTGATTGAAGCAGCCGGCCGCGATCATATCATTCTGAGTGATCCGAAAACGTCCAAAAGGTACCTGCTTTTGACCATTTACCTTGATTACATTACGTTTGATGAAGAGATCGCCTATTATTATCCATACGACATGGCGTCCTATTCGCCTAGATAA
- a CDS encoding uracil-DNA glycosylase has protein sequence MKQLLHDGWWQWLKPEFEKSYYAKLRKFLKEEYASETVYPPMNDIFHALDATSYENVKAVILGQDPYHGPNQAHGLSFSVQKGVKQPPSLRNIFLELKDDLGYEPPDHGCLEKWAEQGVLLLNTVLTVRKGQAASHKGQGWETFTDRIIELLNEREQPVVFILWGKHATAKKELIDENRHVIIESPHPSPFSARRGFFGSKPFSKTNEALRKMGREEIDWEIK, from the coding sequence TTGAAACAGCTTCTTCATGACGGCTGGTGGCAGTGGCTTAAACCCGAATTCGAAAAATCCTATTATGCAAAACTAAGAAAATTCCTGAAAGAGGAATACGCTTCTGAAACTGTCTATCCTCCCATGAATGATATCTTTCATGCACTGGATGCAACATCCTACGAGAATGTGAAAGCCGTTATCCTCGGTCAGGACCCTTACCACGGGCCGAACCAGGCACACGGGCTGAGTTTTTCTGTGCAAAAAGGAGTGAAGCAGCCTCCTTCACTGCGCAACATTTTTCTTGAACTGAAAGATGACCTCGGTTACGAGCCTCCGGATCACGGCTGCCTTGAAAAATGGGCAGAACAAGGTGTGCTCCTTTTGAATACAGTCCTCACCGTGCGGAAAGGGCAGGCTGCCTCGCATAAAGGTCAGGGGTGGGAGACTTTCACCGACCGGATCATTGAGCTTTTGAACGAACGGGAACAGCCGGTTGTCTTTATTCTATGGGGAAAGCATGCAACGGCCAAAAAAGAGCTGATTGATGAAAACAGGCATGTCATCATTGAGTCGCCTCACCCAAGTCCTTTTTCTGCACGCAGAGGGTTCTTCGGAAGCAAACCTTTTTCGAAGACAAATGAAGCACTGCGGAAAATGGGAAGAGAAGAAATTGACTGGGAAATCAAATAA
- a CDS encoding uracil-DNA glycosylase: MNVQQINCLKCAHYYVTWDRQFPNGCRAFGFKSAARPSAEVKKSSGENCLKYTLKKS; this comes from the coding sequence ATGAACGTTCAGCAGATCAACTGTTTAAAATGTGCACATTACTACGTGACCTGGGATAGACAATTTCCAAATGGATGCAGGGCTTTCGGCTTTAAATCAGCTGCAAGGCCATCTGCTGAGGTGAAAAAATCTTCAGGTGAAAACTGCTTAAAATATACGCTTAAAAAATCATAA
- a CDS encoding general stress protein, with the protein MKPTVKEYTNDEMLKQDVTELKNQGIDKQDIYILSHDDERTNRVAGSADANTIGLSEMGLGSAVGNIFSKKGDELRTKLEEIGFSKDEAERYEEKLDEGKILLMVTNHDRVTGGI; encoded by the coding sequence ATGAAACCGACAGTTAAAGAATACACAAATGATGAAATGTTGAAGCAGGATGTAACTGAGCTGAAAAATCAGGGTATTGATAAACAGGACATTTATATTCTTTCACACGATGACGAGCGCACCAACCGTGTAGCAGGCAGTGCGGACGCCAACACAATCGGTCTTTCTGAAATGGGCCTTGGCAGCGCAGTCGGCAACATTTTCAGCAAAAAAGGAGACGAGCTCCGCACAAAGCTTGAAGAAATCGGATTCAGCAAGGATGAAGCTGAGCGATATGAAGAAAAGCTTGATGAGGGTAAAATTCTGCTGATGGTGACAAATCATGACCGCGTAACCGGCGGAATTTAA
- a CDS encoding DUF423 domain-containing protein encodes MKLFLILAAANAFLSVALGAFGAHGLEGKIPERYLNIWEKAVTYQMFHAGGLFVIAFLMDKLPQAGMLNWAGWLMFIGILLFSGSLYVLAVTQISVLGAITPLGGLSFLIAWVMIIIAAVKFL; translated from the coding sequence GTGAAACTATTTTTAATTCTTGCTGCAGCAAATGCGTTTCTTTCAGTGGCACTCGGTGCATTCGGCGCACACGGACTTGAAGGGAAAATTCCTGAAAGATACTTGAACATCTGGGAAAAAGCCGTCACCTATCAAATGTTCCACGCAGGCGGCCTGTTCGTCATCGCGTTTCTCATGGACAAGCTTCCGCAGGCAGGCATGCTGAACTGGGCGGGGTGGCTGATGTTTATCGGCATTCTGCTGTTTTCAGGAAGCCTGTACGTTCTGGCAGTTACGCAAATCAGTGTCCTTGGAGCCATCACTCCGCTTGGCGGACTTTCCTTCCTTATTGCCTGGGTAATGATCATCATTGCAGCCGTGAAGTTCCTATAA
- a CDS encoding metalloregulator ArsR/SmtB family transcription factor, whose protein sequence is MGDQAIDTFRSCIPLFHALGDPARQDIILLLAETERLTVNEIAEQSRLSRPAISHHLKILKDQGLVVTEQQGTKRFYSLTLEDSVSMLKKLISLVEETCM, encoded by the coding sequence ATGGGAGATCAGGCAATTGATACATTTCGATCTTGCATCCCATTATTCCATGCTCTCGGAGATCCGGCGAGACAGGATATTATTTTATTACTGGCAGAAACAGAGCGGCTGACCGTCAACGAAATTGCGGAGCAGTCCAGACTTTCAAGACCGGCTATTTCTCATCATCTGAAAATCTTAAAAGATCAGGGACTGGTTGTCACTGAACAGCAGGGAACAAAGCGCTTCTATTCTTTAACACTTGAAGATTCAGTTTCCATGCTGAAAAAACTGATCTCGTTAGTAGAAGAAACCTGCATGTGA